From Paracoccus suum, the proteins below share one genomic window:
- a CDS encoding LacI family DNA-binding transcriptional regulator — protein MRTARPRALTLRDVSAAAGVSEMTVSRVLRDRGDVSAATREKVLTAARSLGYVPNRIAGGLASQRVNLVAVMIPSLSNLVFPDVLGGISAELDDTPLQPVVGVTQYAPAREEAVLYDMLSWRPAGLILAGLEHSRAARAMLRAAGVPVVEIMDTDGESVDCAVGISHRRVGAEMAATILNAGYRRIGFLGTHMPEDHRARKRLEGFEAGLSEAGVPLAAREFYQGGSSLVKGRELTERILTRKPDLDFLYYSNDMIGAGGLLWCLEQGIDIPGRLGLAGFNGVEMLKGLPRRLATTDARRVDIGRRAARIVAGKDPRPDGGVIELVPTFLPGDTIRQV, from the coding sequence ATCCGAACCGCCCGTCCCCGCGCGCTGACGCTGCGCGACGTGTCTGCCGCCGCCGGGGTGTCCGAGATGACGGTGAGTCGCGTTTTGCGCGACCGGGGCGATGTGTCGGCCGCCACCCGCGAAAAGGTCCTGACCGCGGCGCGCAGCCTTGGATACGTGCCGAATCGGATCGCCGGCGGCCTCGCCAGCCAGCGCGTGAACCTGGTCGCGGTCATGATCCCGTCGCTGTCGAATCTGGTCTTTCCCGACGTCCTCGGCGGCATTTCGGCCGAACTCGACGATACGCCCCTGCAGCCGGTCGTGGGCGTCACCCAATACGCCCCAGCCCGGGAGGAGGCCGTGCTGTACGACATGTTGTCCTGGCGGCCGGCCGGACTGATCCTCGCTGGGCTGGAGCACAGCCGCGCCGCGCGCGCCATGCTGCGGGCGGCCGGGGTGCCGGTGGTCGAGATCATGGATACCGATGGCGAGAGCGTCGATTGCGCAGTCGGCATCTCGCACCGCCGGGTGGGGGCCGAGATGGCGGCCACCATCCTGAACGCGGGTTACCGCCGGATCGGGTTTCTGGGCACCCACATGCCCGAGGATCACCGGGCGCGCAAACGGCTGGAGGGGTTCGAGGCCGGACTGTCAGAGGCTGGCGTTCCCTTGGCCGCGCGCGAATTCTATCAGGGCGGCTCGTCGCTGGTGAAAGGGCGCGAGTTGACTGAGCGCATCCTGACCCGCAAGCCTGATCTGGATTTCCTGTATTATTCCAACGACATGATCGGCGCAGGTGGGCTGCTGTGGTGCCTCGAGCAGGGAATCGACATCCCGGGCCGGCTGGGCCTCGCCGGGTTCAATGGGGTCGAGATGCTGAAGGGCCTGCCACGGCGACTCGCGACCACCGATGCGCGGCGGGTGGACATCGGCCGCAGGGCGGCGCGGATCGTCGCCGGCAAGGACCCGAGGCCGGATGGGGGTGTGATCGAATTGGTGCCGACCTTCCTGCCGGGGGACACGATCCGCCAAGTGTGA
- a CDS encoding aminoglycoside phosphotransferase family protein, translating to MTPPPVSLLSWVDLWHLVQDGEPITTRGAELLPVRWRGAPAMLKLATEEEEKLGGALLEWWQGVGAARLFAAEGDAILMERATGTRSLSHYARNGRDEEATAILCDTVASLHAPRTGPRPELVPLEIWFRELEPAARTHGGLLARSHREAQALLSSQRDIRVLHGDIHHDNVLDFGARGWLAIDPKRVAGDRAFDYANIFTNPDLDDPSIPVSTRPERFASRLDIVIEQSGLGRERLLRWLIAWCGLSAAWFISDDESPALDFAVMEFAIAALDG from the coding sequence ATGACACCGCCGCCCGTCTCCCTCCTGTCCTGGGTCGATCTCTGGCATCTTGTTCAGGACGGCGAGCCGATCACGACGCGCGGCGCCGAGCTTTTACCGGTCCGGTGGCGTGGCGCACCCGCGATGCTCAAGCTGGCGACCGAGGAGGAGGAGAAGCTCGGGGGCGCTCTGCTGGAATGGTGGCAGGGCGTGGGCGCGGCGCGGCTTTTTGCGGCCGAGGGCGATGCCATCCTGATGGAGAGGGCGACGGGCACGCGCTCCCTATCCCACTATGCTCGGAACGGCCGGGACGAGGAGGCCACCGCCATCCTCTGTGATACAGTCGCGTCGCTTCATGCGCCGCGCACCGGGCCGCGTCCCGAGCTGGTACCGCTCGAAATCTGGTTTCGCGAACTGGAGCCGGCGGCGCGCACGCATGGCGGCCTTCTGGCGCGCAGCCACCGCGAGGCGCAGGCGCTGCTGTCAAGCCAGCGCGATATTCGCGTCCTTCACGGCGATATTCACCACGACAATGTCCTCGACTTCGGGGCGCGCGGCTGGTTGGCGATCGATCCGAAGCGTGTCGCCGGCGATCGCGCCTTCGACTACGCCAATATCTTCACCAATCCCGACCTTGACGATCCGTCCATCCCCGTCTCGACCCGGCCGGAACGCTTTGCCAGCCGGCTCGACATTGTCATTGAGCAGTCCGGCCTGGGACGCGAGCGCCTGCTCAGATGGCTCATCGCGTGGTGTGGCCTGTCCGCGGCCTGGTTCATCAGCGATGACGAGAGCCCTGCGCTCGACTTCGCCGTCATGGAGTTTGCCATCGCCGCCCTCGACGGGTGA